The DNA window ATTGACTGTTTTTGAGCAGTAGAATCGTGTGACCAGATTTAGTATGGTATTGGAGGATGGCTTGATGTCTCTCTGGGATTGGGTTCAATGGTTACTTTTTTCTGGCCCCTTTCAGCCTCAAGAGTTGTTAGACAAAATAAAGGGATAAAATACATTTGGCCAACCGGTTTATAATTTGGGGTTAGAAAACCTGTATTTTTGTTGAAGAGGCACTGTGATTCAGTGGGGAAAGGAATGAATTTGGAGTctgaaaacctggatttgaattccagctgtgctactccctgtgtgaccttgggcaagtcacctaatctgtctggccacagtttcctcatctggaaaatgaggagtttgagctagatgacctctaaggtcccctttaATTCTAAATCCTGTGAACAGTTAGGTCAGGGAAAAGGCTATGTAggtgttatgggaatgcagtggaaCCCCAAGAAGATCCCAACCTccaaggccaagggaaaaacagctcccTCTCCCACCTCTAGTATGAGGTGTGGCTGGACTTGACCCCAGTGTGCTGATAAGCAATATTAAGGTCTTCTGGAGGCtatacaagatatggatgggtgctgcatatttTACTACCCTCCCATTATTACAAAAtcccctcccagttctttgtcatgctcttccctcccttttgttttgtaaaggtacaaaagaccagtcttcccTTACTCCACTGGGACCATCACCAAGGTTATCTATCTGTTCCTTGGCCATATATTCCTCCCCTAATAAATCTTATTTTGCAAGATTCACGATGAGCCTCCATTTCTTTGGGTGAGCTATTCCTCCAGTCCAGGTCACAAGTTCCCCCAAACATAGGCATACTGTTCAAAATGGATTCTTGTCATCTGTTTTGGGAAACAAGCTAAATAAATATTCTTATCGTAATCTTATAAAATTttaacacaatttaaaaataacaatatagttCCTCTTTTTAATGAAAACTCGCTAATTTTCTGACCCTGCTGTATATGAACAGCCACCCaaggtttatttatttcttatgtcTGTACTGGGGGCTTTATGCATCTTTCCATGGGCAGTTATGTCAATAGAGATGGGGCTAAAGGCCTAGGAAACTGGTTCTGTGGTTGTCAAGACATTGGAACTTTCGGACTGTACCAAACAAGACAAAGAAATCCGTATCTTCTACTTAACCTTTCAAAAGACTCTTAATAGATCTGAGGGCTGGGGACTTGGAGTCTGAAAAAGGATGCCTTACATATAGCTGCCATTAGGGATCTCTTTAAGATTTGGTAGTGTGTTATGACAGTATTTTAATTCAACCATACAACGCTCCTGTGGGGTACAGGCATCACAGGTATgacccttgttttacaaatgaggacactgaggctcaggttAAATgtgttgcccaaagtcatatattGAGGggatgtcagaggtaagatttaaacACAAGTTCTCTCCTGATTCTGGGTACAGCTGTCTTTTTATTCTTAAACACTGACTCATTGGCAAAGGTAAGGGCCACACATGCAAACAGCAAGGGCCAGTGGAATGGGTTACTTCAGGGACTTCCagaaagatgtcttttttttttcaactcttgggtgtaactttattttttcctccagacTTTCATCTTCACGGATGGTGAAGACCCAGAGTTACGTCTTCGAGCAGGTAATTGTTTCCCATCATACTCATTTGTACTGAGTACTTGCATTATATCTGCCAGATAATGAGAATCAAGGCTTCCCTTTGCTACCTAAGAGCTGAGGACCAGAGCAGGTTTAACTGACTAGAATGGTGATTGACTTGCACACAAGAGCCTGGACCTGTTTTTATGATACCAGGCCATTTTGGGTAATCTCTAAGGACAACTAAGGTCATCACTATCCCTctcctatatatttttaaaaattacttgggggggggcagcgcaatgagggttaagtgacttgcccaaggtcacacagctagtaagtgtcaagtgtctgaggctggatttgaactcgggtcctcctgaatccagggccggtgctctatccactgtgccacctagctgccccctgaaattactttttaatgaattttttttgacACTTTGACTACAtagtgtcaacctgaaaattaatggtacaatgaataaaacagaattaaggtctttaattgagGTAGAGGAGTTCACAAAGCTGATTGCTAGGagtacccaaagatggggactagGGACAAGGTTTATGTGGGCTAACAGAACTTAGGGAGCTGtgagactgcccttgggaaaagtaagtttctcacaggtAGAAACTACTTACTGTGAATTAATCTTTTTGCATAATAATCTAAAGTCTATGCAGTAAGcctgggaatctttgggaggggatagtttgtttgggagaTCCATAGAACAATCTAGAGTCTGGAATTGATAAAGATTGCTcagtcccaggcaattcattgtgCGGGGAATGGAGAATAGGTGAggttcagtcagttctcagtaaattgtggttatcaGAAGATAGACACCAGAAGTAAAACATAAGCTGTTATAGATTATATTGAGCCCTGATGTTTGCAGGTTGGCAACtcattgtcttagagagttgcttggggacACAGagcatttaaatgacttgctatgGTCTCAGCtgaccagaggcaggattttaattcacttcttcttgatttcaaggccagccctctatccactgtacaagcTGCCTCTCTTAACATGTCATACTAAAATGACATGTCCTGCAGTAACCCTGGAATTGACCACCATCTTGCTTTCCTTCCCATTCACCCATCTCTTATTCTTCCAGGAGATCATGTCATCAATACCAATTGTTCTGCCATGCACACGCGCCAGGCACTCTGCTGCAAGATGTCTGTGGAATATGACAAGTTCATCGAGTCAGGAAGGAAGTACGTGAGTTGCCAGTGCAGAAAACTAGGTGGAGGTCATTCAGGAAACCCCAGAAACCCCAGCCAGCAGGTCCTAAGGCAGCTTGTTTTTATGGGCCCTCATCCCCCAGCTCTGGTTCCTCCCCCAACTCTTTCAGCTGCCAGAGCTGAACAGCTGGGCTCCTTGAGGCTGCCAACAGTAATAGTCCCCACCCTACTTAATGGGGTTCTTTCCTTCTCATCCCTTGCAGATGGTTCTGCCATGTGGATGATGACAACTATGTGAACTCCAAAGGGCTTCTACAGCTGCTCTCTGGTTTCTCCCCAAGTCAAGATGTCTATGTGGGGCGACCTAGTCTGGACCACCCGATAGAGGCGGCTGACAGAGCCCAGGGAAGTGGAACTGTGAGTGGTCTGgaaacttgtttgtttttttattattattaattattattgcaGATAGGAAGATCAGGGTGGGAAGGGGAACCACTGAGAGAACTCGAGACTAGACTTGCCTTTTCATACCCGtgttgccttgggcaagtcacctaaccttcatgGGTTTTCTCTGTTAGGTGAGGGGCTCGGACTAGCTGGCCTCCAGGGTGTCCCTGTCAGTTACAGATCTTTCATCGGTCATCTGTTTAGAGAGGAAGGCTGAGGGCTGAGGTGGTAGAAATGGAAGAGCATTTAGTAGCAGGAGAGAAAAGACTTGGCAGCGATGTTTCAAGAAGCTGAAAGCCAGATGTAGACACCCCAGAGCAGCTAGATCTGAAAGGGGAAGTGAGTGGTGAGAAGTGATTGTCTAGAACCCCTGAATTTCCTAGGGGAAGCAACTTTGGAGCTAGAGAAGAAGCTTGGATGGGGGAGAGGTGATATGGGGAACATTTTTCTCTGGACCAGAGACCAGGATCTCCAGAGCTTACATTTCTCTCTCAAAAGAGCTTTGCAGTTTTATGAAGTATATGTGTCATCCTCTTTGTTCCTTTGAGGTTGATaggtgctttttttcccccatttggatgagaaaacggaggctcaggaattgtcttatataaGAGCTGCAATTTGAACCTGGGCTCTTTTTATCTAACAATCCCATGTCAGACCAGTGTCAGACCAGGAACtccaacaaaggaaaatgaattgggGGGAAGGATGGTATGATGTAGCCTCTGCCCCCCAGTCCTTAATGTTGGGTTCTCTCTGCTTGCCTCCCAGGCGTCTACAGTCAAGTTCTGGTTTGCCACTGGAGGAGCTGGGTTCTGCATCAGCAGAGGTCTTGCCCTCAAGATGAGTCCTTGGGCCAGGTGAGTGGGAGCCTCTGGGCTTCCAGGCTCCAAGCAGCCAGATCAGGACAGGCAGGAAGGGCAGATAGAAACATGTTCTGAGCGACCTCTCCTTTTTTCTGCAGCCTGGGCAACTTCATCAGTACTGCCGAGAAAGTCAGACTCCCTGACGACTGCACCATTGGCTATATCATTGAAGGGTTGCTGCAGGTGAGACTGCTGCATAGCACCCTCTTCCATTCCCACCTGGAGAACTTGCAGAGGCTGCCAACGGACACCCTGCTCAGACAGgtaccacccccatcccccactgtGCCCACCAGCCCTCGGTTCTAGGGGTAACTCTGGAGTCCATAGTCAGCTCTCTGCTACCAGGGGACATGCTTCTTTGAAATGACCATCTCCTTTGGGTGACTGTCTTTGTATCTGCGTCTATCTGTCTCAAGCTGCTCTCTCAACTTGGCCTTCATCTTCTGGAGGGGCTGTCTCCTAGACAAGTCAATTTGCTTCCAGTTATCTTGGCAGAggcaggaaagagaagagagagggaaatccCTCTCCTTTTATTTAACCCCTCCCAACCATGGGCCTTGCCCCAGGACTTTTAAAGATCACCAAGGAGCATCTACATTTCATTAGCATCATGTGATTACTTTCTGGGCCGGAGTTGCTCAAAGATTAACTCCTACTTATGGGGAAACTAAGGGTGggggcttgcctagggtcacaaaggtagtaattATCTGAATCTGGAGAAAGAATTCAAAGCCTGCTGCACAGCTagaatggaggagagaagggggataaGTGCAATAAAGGGGCTCTTTCAGTGCCTCGCTCAGGAGTTTGGTTTTGGTCACTGAGGCACTCAGAATGATGTGGTGCTTTAGAAATAGTTATCATTTTGGTACTTCTATGGAAGATGGATCACAGAGGGTAGGAAGCCTGATTAGTTGTTTGTCACTGTAGTCTAGGCAACTTCATAAAGGACACCTCAGAGACTTTCCTTGGAGAGGCCAATAAAAGAGATGCAGAATCGATTCCACTGTGCAGTTATATGCAAGAAGCATATATCACAGCAAGCTGAGTCACCTTGTCTTCAGTGCTCCTAATTAGTGTAACAAACCATGCAGGTgttagggtcatagatttaaggctggaagggacctcagaggccgaCTAATCTAATCtctttttatagagaaggaaactgaggcccagggaggttgtcATGTGGGCAGTAAAGGCACCTAACTTATAAAGTCCTCCACTCTAAAtccatacaaaaacaaaacagtccctaccctcaaagaacttattttATTGAGGGAGGCCACATGTACATATGTGGGCATGTGTAAGATAATTTGAAGGAAGAAAGACTAGGGGGaaccaggaaaagcttcatgtaaaaAAGAAGGCTTGTCAGCCtttcaaaggagaaagaacatttcagACTTGGGGAGACAGCCAGTGGTGCAGAGATGGGCAATGGAGTGGGGTACATAAGGAACAGCAGGAAGGTCAGTTTTACTGGACCTTAGaatgtgtgaaggggaataacATAACGAGGCTGGAATGAAgggaggttggggccaggttgtgaatgaatcattcaacaagtattaagcacttactatgtgccaggcactgggtgaGACCTTGGCAACATaggaacaaagaatgaaacaatccctacttaaaagaagttcacattctttttttttaattaacatttttatttaaagttttgagtttcaaattctgtctctccctctttcccccttctcagaggtggtaaacaatcagatataggttaatcATAaatggttatgtaaaacatttccatatttgtcattttgtataagaagactcaaataaaaaagaaaaagaaagtgaagaatagcatgcttcagtctgtgttcaatcaatataagttctttctttggaggtggatagtctgctgcatcattagccctttgggattgtcttggatcattgcattgctaagaagagtgtcattcacaattcttcttaagtgaggcaattgggttaagtgacttgcccagggtcatacagctagtgtcaagtgtctgaggccagatttgaactcaggtactcctgactccagggccggtgctctatccactgcactagctgccccaacacagttcttcattgaacaaagttgctgttactgtgtacaacgttttcctggttctgttcactatacatcagttcatgtaagtctttccaggccttcctgcttgtcattccttatagcacaataatattccataatcatataccactgcttatttaaccattctccagttaatggacattcctttgatttccaattcttggctaccacaaaaatatttttgtacaaataggtccttttctctttttttggatgtttttgggatataaacctagcagtggtattgctggatcaaagggtatgcagtttgatagccttttgggcatagttccaaattgctctccagaatggttggattaagttcacaactccaccaacaatggattatcgtcccaattttcctacatcccctccaacatccagcattttccttttttgttatattttccactctgctaggtgtgaggtaatacctcagagttgttttaatttgcatttctctgaacaatagtgatatagagcatttttccatatgaccatatagatagctttgatttctttgtctcagTACTGtttgtgttcatatccttttacaatttctcacttggggaatgacttgtatttttataaatttgactcaattctctatatgagaaatgaggcctttattagaagcttgttataaaaattattttccagttttctactttccttatagTCTTTATAACTTATTATAATCTTATAataaattggttttgtttgtgcagaagcttttaaattttatgtaatcataattgtctgttttacattttgtaatgctctctatatcttctttggttctaccttctttctctgtccataaatcttGACAGATGAACTGTTCCACGCTCTTATAATTTGCTTTTGGTATCACCCTTCATGTGTAAaacatgaacccattttgaccttatttttgtatattgtgtaagatgttgatcttgtgacaattggagtgatgccacctgctgaagagttactctaggaaagttccaccatgaggagaaggcgtctgagggcaagacatgtggcttgggaggtcagttccttggcgtcaggaagtgacgtttgatgtttcTGGTTGAGACAGGAGGCTTATGGGACGAAGAAGGGGCGACGCCCTCCCTTTTCctcaggactcttgtggagagtggagtaaaaatgctggctccctgagatagatgtaggcatctaggcctctttctctctcttcaccaaattcttatgctccttaataaatgcttaaaagtctaaaactcttgctaaagcttcttattggtgaccactcattagagtcttagacaatatagctagatagcaactttacaatctatacctagtttcttccatactgttctccatttttcccagcagtttttgtcaaataatgagtttttgttccaaaagcttaggTCTTTTGGTTTAGGAGTTTATGTTTCAAggtctttaaatgtcaaatagagggatttatatttgatcatagaggcaatagggagctactagagTTTGAGTGGGAGAGTGGCATGGATAGaccttcattttagagaaatTACTTTGGCACTTACGGGGGGGATGGGTTGGAATGGAGAGAAATTTGAGTTAGGGCTGCCAGGTAGGAGGCTAGTACAGTGGTCCAGAAGGTGAGGAGAGCCTGGACACAAGTGGTGATGACAGGCTCTGGTAAGAGATTAAAGACTAAGGGTGGCTAAGAGGGATTAGGGGCGAGTCCAAGTCAGAGAATCTGGTAGGATGGGAGATGGGTGGGTTGGGGCTGGGAGGGTGGAGGATGTAGGGCAGATAATAAGTCCTGTTTGGAACATGTGGTATTTAAAATGCCTAGTGGGCatctagttcaaaatgtccaatagccAGTTAGTGATGAGAGATCATCATTCAGGAGAGACACAAAGGCTGGatgtcatctgcatagaggtggtAATTACACTCATGggatctgatgagatcaccaaatgagagaGTGTAAAGAGAGAAGATTAGAGGGTCCAGGGCAGAGCCTGGGGGGGGGTACACCCACAGTTGGGGGTGGAAGATGATTCAGGAAAGGATCCTGAAAAGGAGGGGATCAGACAGGTAGAAGAGTGCGACTAGAGGACAAAGTAccacaaagacacagagaagaggagagggcagCAGTGCCAGATAATTTGCAGTGCTCCAGAAGGCCTGGGAAAAAGCTCTCAGCCTTGGAAGCCAGATTGCTGGGGGCTCTTAGTTGTGAGAAAGGGCAGCCAGAGAGAGGAGGCTTGAGGTGGGGTTGATAGGTGTCAGGGGGATGTCACCTTTGTAAGCTTCagagtaaatgtttgttgaaggcAGAGAAGACTTCAGAGGTTTCCATGACAACTGAGCAgttcaatggaaagagcattgaccctggaggtcatctagtctaattccttcacCTAACAAAGGAAACccatgagggttaggtgacttgctcaaggtaacacaGGTATGAAAAGGCAAGTCTTGAGCCGCATGGCtgctgagatctcttccagctctcagtttGGAGGGCTCACTCCCACATGGGCCATAGACAGGAAGATGAAGTTTTGTGTTACAGCCACTCCCAAGGACTGTCTGACATGTCCCAGAGGGATTGCAGTCTTCATTGGTGAAAGGAGCAACCCACATCAATGgaattatatatgaaataaattacATATGTTTGAATTCCCTGAATGCTCAGCAACCTTAGTCACAGAGGATGTCACAAAGGTAACACTGGAAAAAAACTATGTTGAAAATATGGTTTATTTAAATCTTAATTTTTGTTAattgttattttctatttaaaaaaatatgcttcaaaatCATGAAGGGTTCAAGGACTTGTATGTAGACTTCTCAAGTTCTCATGTGTCTGCATCACAAgtactttattcaaaagaaaagtcAGAAGGCGACAGGCATGGTGATGAGTGTACTGCAAGTgtcacacaaaaaaagcaaacttAACAGACAGGAACAACTGGTTACAGATGTACAAGTTTGTCAGATTAGCTACATGTGTGCGGTCAGATCATCTACAGGGTAAAGAAAGCATCAATGTAAAAACTGGATTAGGAAATAGGATAGACACTCTGCCTGATGATTAAAGCCACCCCCAGTCTAACCTGTTTAAAAGGGCTGCTTAAACTCTGAAAAGCAGGAAATGGACCAAAGTAAATATATTAAATCTGTCACCACTTTAAGAAGTTTAACTTTTGCCAAACAGCTCATATAGCTGAGCAGCTGGAAAAGCCTGGAAAATACTTGGGAAAGTGTAGCCGAGCTTGATCCTATACTTCTCAGCTAATTTGCTTGTTCATCTTTGTGAAAACGATCTCTGCCTGTTTGGCTAGTGtccttgatgaaaacatgagaaaGGGGAATAGGCAGGTTTCCAAAGAAGCTGACCGCATCCGTTAGTTAGCATGACACAGTTGACTGAAAAGTGTAGAGAATTTGAGGTTGTTAtgtctatcatttcttttttaacattttaaaattatgaagaaGAATTGTATGTGAAATCAGGAATCTGTTTCAGcttggttctttttttaatattgagaTTAACTTgttattctgtgtattttaaaaatgtttcattgacagtcttagttttctttgtaaaatcACTATT is part of the Dromiciops gliroides isolate mDroGli1 chromosome 4, mDroGli1.pri, whole genome shotgun sequence genome and encodes:
- the RFNG gene encoding beta-1,3-N-acetylglucosaminyltransferase radical fringe isoform X1, which produces MTCTGVGLGKLCFVLSVALGAFLLLLLPLPRLQAPWGVWAQPPPPPRPPPTCEQSPGAPRPREGGVAQPLQDVLQQLLGASASHPRTPERLEPRDIFIAVKTTKKYHKSRLELLFRTWISRAQQQTFIFTDGEDPELRLRAGDHVINTNCSAMHTRQALCCKMSVEYDKFIESGRKWFCHVDDDNYVNSKGLLQLLSGFSPSQDVYVGRPSLDHPIEAADRAQGSGTASTVKFWFATGGAGFCISRGLALKMSPWASLGNFISTAEKVRLPDDCTIGYIIEGLLQVRLLHSTLFHSHLENLQRLPTDTLLRQKRVVKKARNVIQNQ
- the RFNG gene encoding beta-1,3-N-acetylglucosaminyltransferase radical fringe isoform X2, coding for MTCTGVGLGKLCFVLSVALGAFLLLLLPLPRLQAPWGVWAQPPPPPRPPPTCEQSPGAPRPREGGVAQPLQDVLQQLLGASASHPRTPERLEPRDIFIAVKTTKKYHKSRLELLFRTWISRAQQQTFIFTDGEDPELRLRAGDHVINTNCSAMHTRQALCCKMSVEYDKFIESGRKWFCHVDDDNYVNSKGLLQLLSGFSPSQDVYVGRPSLDHPIEAADRAQGSGTASTVKFWFATGGAGFCISRGLALKMSPWASLGNFISTAEKVRLPDDCTIGYIIEGLLQVRLLHSTLFHSHLENLQRLPTDTLLRQITLSYGGP